GTGGTGTTCCTCACCGTCAGATTGATCTCGCTACCCTTGATCAGGTGACCGCGGCCACGCAGAAACGAGCCTTCAATCACCACCGGCTCACGCGTCTGGACCGACACGGCAGGCACCGCCGGATCAAAGCTTTGCCAGTTGCCCCGGTACGTACCGCCCCGGGTAATCACCAGCGGCCCGGTGTACGCCGGCCCTTGCGACGGGTCATTTTCCGGCACGATGGTGCGAGAGTCTACCGTCGGCACGCAGGCGGTCAGCGCCAGCGTCAGGCCACCAAATACGAGCACGGCCCAGCGCCCGAAGCGGGCCGCCGGGCGGGGGGTTGTCTGTGTTGCCACACGAGTTGCTGTCATGGATGCTTTCACTCCGTCTCTGTGAGTCTTTGCCGGGCGGCCTCCGAAACCTGATGTTTCTGGTGGCGACAGTGTATCGACCGGTTGTGAGGACTCCCTAACGCCCGGCGGGTCACGCCTCACCCGCCTTTCTGGTCCCTCTCCGTCAGGGGGTTCCCACCCGTTGGGGGGCCTGCAACCAGGGCCAGCGGCGCATGTAGTCGGCAATCTTGGCATCACACAGATTGGGGGTGTGATTCCGGCGGTTGGGACGCAGGATGCCAGCGGCCAGGTCACTCAGGCCGTAGGGGGCGTACACCTCGCCCCGCGCGTCGATGCCCACGCTGGTGCATTCCACCAGAAACTGATCGATGCCCTCACGGACACTGGCCAGGGCCGGGCGCGCCTGACCGAATCTTCTGCTGAACCACAGGTGCACGCGGGCCTGGTTGCGGACCTCAACCGGCACCTCCAGATCCCTGAACAGGGCCTCGGCCCGACGGATCACGGCGTCCTCCGCCTGATAACTGGTATCGTCGTCCCAGTAGAACACGTCGTAGTCCCTGATCTGGGCCGTGGGCGGCTGTCCGCTCTGCACGTTCCAGACCGTGCCAAACAACGCGCCCGCCACCAGATGAGTTTGAGCCACCCCCAGATCCGGCAGGCGCTCCAGCAGGGCCGCATTGACCGGATTGTGGCGGACCAAACCCAGAAATTCGTCCGGAGTCATGCCGGCTGTGCCGCGCCCACCAGGGCAGGAAAATGCTCCGTGCAGGCCCAGTCCCGCTGCCAGCCCGGCCAGGAGTGGCCCAGCCGCAGGGGTGTCAACAGGTGGGCGGGCACCGCCAGCCCCCGCGCCCCGGCCACGGCCCCGACCACGCAGGCCACCGTGTCGCTGTCGTCGCCCAGCAGCACCGCCGGCTCCACACAGGCCTGCCACGTGCCGGCCCCCGCATGCTTCAGCGCGGCCTCCAGGGTGTCGAGCACGAACCCGCTCTGCGAGGTCAGCCCACCGCCCAGCCCCGAACGCACGCGGGCCCGGATCTCAGCCCTGGCCCCGCGCTCACGGTCCCGGAAGGCCGCGTGGGCGCCCTGCGTTTTAACTCCAAAGATTCCAGCGTCCAGCAGGACAGTGCGGGCATCGAAGTCGTCGGTCACGGCCAGCGCCTCGGAGGCGGCCCCGACGTAAGGTTGCCCCCCGGCCAACGCCTCCAGAAACGCCGTCAGAAATACCGAGGCGTACACGCAGCGGGGGTCAGGGTGGGTCAGGGCCGTCACGGCAGCAGCTTCGCAGGCCAGCGCCGTCCCCCGAAAACCGGCGATCCAGACGGCGGCAATTCGCATCAGCCCGCCGTTGCCAGCACCCTCAAAGCCGCTGGCCTGCCAGGCACGTGCCCCGCCGTCGAGTGAGGCGACGCGCAGGGCCGCACCGGTCAGTCCTCCCACGTCGGGTGGTCCGGCTGCCAGCCACTCGCTCAGGGCGTGCACCACCCCCGTCAGCCCATCGCGGCGCGCGTAGCCCAGCAGGGTCGCCACCACCATCTGGGTATCGTCGGTGGCCTCACCGGGGGCAAAGCCGAAGACGCTGCCGGACTGGTACTGCGTGACGCTCTCGCCGTAGCGGGCCGCGATGGCTTGGGGCGTCTTGAATTCGGTGGCGGCCCCCAGCGCGTCCGCCGCGGCCAGCGACAGCAGCATTGCGGTTCCGGTTGTCATGGCGACATTGTGGCATGTGGTCCTGGAACGTGTGGGCCTGTATGCCGCCGCACCCCGCCCGTCGGGGGCATCCGGGTGAGGTTCCTTTTCGGCGCTGAAACGCACTACACTGGGTCTACTTTATGGTGCGCGGCGACCTCGCAGTCTTTCCCTTTCTTTCCGTCATGCAGATGCTGCTGGGCAGTGGCCGTGACGGGCTGCTCAGCGTGGACCACGTGCGCGGCGGACAGCTGTGGCTGGAGCGCGGGGAGATCATTCACGCCCGCTGCGGCGAGCTGACGGGCGACGGCGCCCTGCAGGTGCTGGCCAGCCTGAGCGGCGGCACCTTCGTCTTCGAACCGGACGTCCATGCCCCGGAACGTACCCTGCACCTGCACCGCGACTCGGCGCTGCGCCGGCTGTTCGAGGAAACCGACGCCTGGGAGCCGCTGCTCAGGGCCTTTCCCGACTGGCGGCGCCGGCTGCGCTTCACTGCCCGCTGGACCGAGGCCCAGCCTGTATCACAGTTGCAGTACCGCGCCCTGAAGCTTGTGTCGCAGGAACTTGACATCCGCAGCATCCTCGAGCGCAGCGGCGAGGCGCCCCGTTCCGTTCTGGACACGCTGCGTCCCTTTGTGATGGCCGGCCTGATCGAAGAATTCTAGGCGGCCTGCCCGCAAAGTCGTTTGCCATTGGTTTGACGGGGCGAGCACACTCCAAACGGCATTGAAACCAGAGGGGGCACCAGAACCTACGATACTGGTGCCCCCCGCGCACGTTCGGCTCGGCAGCCGGTAGCAACCCATCCAGCTTTCAAAAGTCAGCACAGAACTGTGGCCCAGCCTGACCCCGTAGACTCAGCGCGGGAACACGCTGATCTGCAAAAACAGATAGGTGGCCGGAACGGCGAACAGCAGACTGTCAATGCGGTCCAGAAAGCCGCCGTGGCCAGGCAGGCTGGTGCCGCTGTCCTTGGTCTTCAGGGCGCGCTTGATCAGGCTCTCGGCAAGGTCGCCCAGCTGACTGGCGCTGGCCACCAGGATGGCGTACAGCAGGGATTCCAGCGGTGACCACAGGGTCAGGCTGGAAATCAGCAACACGATCAGGAAGCTGGCCAGCAGGCCGCCCACGGCCCCCTCCACCGTCTTGGCAGGGCTGACCTCTGGAGCCAGTTTGCGGCGCCCGAAGTAGTAGCCGCCAAAAAAGCCCCCGATGTCGGCAGCAAAGGTGGCCAGCAGCGGCAGCGCGAAGTACAGCAGGCCCGCCGAGGCGTCCGGACTGTAACGCAGCAGCAGGAAGTAGCCCAGCAGCCAGGGAATGTACAGCAGTCCGAACAGGCTGTACACGATCCGTTCCAGGGGACGCTCGCCGGGACGCACCACCTCCATGACCAGCAGGTAGGCCACCGCCACGGTCAGCACCACCTCGCGCCACGAGCCGCCGGGCCACGGGGTCTGCGGCCACATCGGCAGGCTGGCCACGATCAGGGCCGCGCCGAACACCCCCAGGCTGGCCCGCCGCACGTCGATATCGTTGCGGTCCAGCATGCGGATGTACTCGTACAGACCCATCACCGACAGGAACACCAGCGCCGGAAGCATGGCCCACCAGCCAATCCACACGATCAGGCTGACGATGGCAAACCCCACGACCGAGGTCAGCACGCGGGTGCTCAGGGTCTCCATGCTGCCTCCTGGTCGCCGCGCGCAGCACAACAGCACACCATGGAGAACGTGGACCGTGGTGGTCTGCCACGATCCACGTTCCACAGGGGAAGTTGCAGCGCGGGCCTCACCCGAGGATTTCCTGCTCCTTCTTGTGGAAGGTACTGTCCACGCGGGCGATGAATTCGTCGGTGATCTTCTGCACCTCGGCCTCACCGCGCTTGATGTCGTCGTCGCCGATGCCCTCAAGCTTCTTGACGTCGTCCAGCGAATGCTTGCGCAGGTTGCGGATGGCGATGCGGGCGTCCTCGGCGTAGGTCTTGGCGTTCTTGACCAGATCCTTGCGACGTTCCTCGGTCAGCACCGGCATGCTGAGGAAGATGGTGTCACCCTTGTTGTTGGGGTTCAGGCCCAGATCGCTGTCGCGGATGGCCTTTTCAATCGGGGCCAGGGCGCCGCGGTCCCACGGCGTGATCACCAGGGTCCGCGCGTCGGGGGTGCTGACGCTGGCAACCTGATCGATGGGCATGGACTGACCGTAGTAGTCCACCACGATGCGCTTGAGAATGCCGGGATTGGCGCGGCCTGTACGCAGCACGCTCAGGCTATTCTCCAGCGACTCGATGGCCTTGCCCATCTTCTCGCGGGTGCCGTCCTGAATGGATTTCATGTCGGACATGGAAAAACTCTCCTTTCTGAATACTCTGGAGGCGGATGAGTGACGGCTGAGTTTAGCGTGTCTGCGCCGGAAACGGGCCGGGCAGACCCCGCGTCCCCGGAGGCAACCCGCTCAACCCACGGTGACGGCGTTGGCGCCCTGCCCGGTGTGGATCAGGGTGCCTACCCGCTCGCCCTGGAACAGCCGCTCCAGGTTGCCCTGCTGGAACAGGTCGAAGACCACGATCGGCAGGCCCTTGTCCATACACAGCGTGATGGCGGTGGCGTCCATGACCTCCAGGCGGCGCTCGACCACCTCATGGTGCGTGAGGGTATCGAACCTGCTGGCGTCCGGGTTTTTCTGGGGATCGCTGTCGTACACACCGTCCACCTTGTTCTTGGCCATCAAGACCACGTCCGCGCCGATTTCCAGGGCGCGCAGGGTACTGGTGGTGTCGGTGGTGAAGAACGGGGCACCATTGCCGCCGCCAAAAATCACCACGCGGCCCTTTTCCAGGTGCCGCATGGCCCGGCGGCGGATGTACGGCTCGGCCACCGCCGCCATCGGAATGGCGCTCATGACGCGGGTGGGGCGTCCGGCGGTTTCCATCGCGTCCTGCAGGGCCATCGCGTTCATGACGGTGCCCAGCATCCCGATGTAGTCGGCGGTGGCCGGATCCATGCCCACGCCGTTGCGCGCCCCACGCCAGAAGTTGCCGCCGCCGATCACGATGGCCAGTTCGACCTCGCTGCCCTGCAGGGCGTCCACGATCAAACGCGCGAGGCGGGCGGTGGTGTCGGGGCTGATGCCAAAACCCTCCTCGCCGGCCAGAAATTCACCGGAGAGTTTGAGCAGAACGCGCTTGAACATAGAAAAACCACCTCGCTGGCAGGAATGACGGTGTGAAGAGGGTCCGGGCAGAGAAAAGCCCGGCAACCGATGGGGCCGCCGGGAAGGGAAAAGACGTGGCCCGAAAAAAGAGGCGGCCCGTTGCGCCGCCCCTGTTTTGAATTACGAGCCGATCTCGAAACGAACGAAGTTGCTGACGGTGGCGTCGCCCAGGTACTTGCCGACGGTCATGCTGTTGTCCTTGACGAACTTCTGCTCCGGCAGCACTTTTTCCTCGTAAAACTTGCTGATCTGGCCCGAGACAATCTTCTCGACGATCTGCTGGGGCTTGCCCTCGTTGAGCGCCTTGTTGGTCAGGATCTCGCGCTCCTTCTCAATATCGTCGCTGTTGACCTGCTCGCGCTTCAGGTACTGCGGGTTCTCGGCGGCCACGTGCAGGGCCACGTCCTTGGCCTGCGCTGCGTTGCCGCCTTCCAGGTCCACCAGCACACCGATCTTGCCGTTGCTGTGGACGTAGCCGGCGATCTGCTGGCCTTCCATGTAGGCCACGCGGTTCAGCACCAGGTTCTCACCGATGCGGCCCGCAGCGGCGGCCACCACGATGCCCACGGTTTCGCCGCTGTCCATCGTGAAGTTCTTCAGCGCCTCGACGTCGCTGGTCCTGGCCTTCAGGGCCGCCTGGGCCAGTTCCTCGACCAGCTTCTGGAAGTCGGCGTTGCGGGCCACGAAATCGGTCTCGCTGTTGACCTCAACCATTGCGGCGGCGCCGCCGTCCACGACGAAGCGCACCAGACCTTCACGGGCCTCGCGGTCAGACTTCTTGGCGGCCTTGACGATGCCACGCTCGCGCAGCAGCGCCACTGCCTTGTCCTCGTCGTTGCCCGCGTCGGCCAGGGCCTTTTTCACGTCCATCATGCCTGCGCCGGTCATTTCACGCAGCTTCTTGATTGATTCCAACATGGTTGTTCCTCCTGGGGGTTAGGGGTGGGGCTAAGCTTGTGGAGACAAAAACAGGGGGCGCGGCCGGCTCACCGCGCAGCGACGCCCCCCACCTTGAGACGGTTTAGCTGCGGCCCTGCGTGGTGGTGACCTGGGCGGTGTCGCCCCCCTCACCCTGCTCGGCAGCCGCCGTGTCAGCGTTCTCGCCTTCCACGCGCTCGCCCGACACGTCCTCGCCGCCGCCACGCGCCTCGACCAGCAGGTCGCCGATACGGTGCGTGATCAGCTGGATGCTGCGGATCGCGTCGTCGTTGCCAGGAACGATGTAGTCGATCACGTCCGGGTCAGAGTCGGTATCGGCCAGTGCAATGACGGGAATGCCCAGCTTGTTGGCCTCCTGCACGGCGATGACTTCCTTGGTGGGGTCCACCACGAAGATCGCGTCGGGCAGGCGGTTCATCTTGCGGATGCCGCCCACAAAGCGCAGCAGACGCTCGCGCTCGGCGCCCAGGGCGATGCGCTCGGCCTTGCCGCGGTCATTGATGCGCTCGGACTCGAACAGGTCGTCGAGTTCGTTCAGGCGGTCAATGCGGGTGCGGATGGTCTTGAAGTTGGTGAGCATGCCGCCCAGCCAGCGGCTGGTCACGAAGGGCATGCCGGTGCGGCGCGCTTCGAGTTCCACGATTTCCTGAGCCTGCTTCTTGGTGCCGACGAACAGGATGACGCCGCCGCGCTCGGCCAGTTCCTTGATGAAATCGAAGCTACGGTCCACCTGCTTCAGGGTCTTCTGCAGATCAATGATGAAAATGCCGTTGCGCTCGGCGAAGATGAAGCGCTTGAACTTGGGGTTCCAGCGCTTGGTTTCGTGACCGAAGTGAACTCCGGCTTCCAGCAGTTGCTTCATGCTGATGTAAGACATGGTGGCGCTCCATAAGCGTTGAGTGGGAAGAGTTTGCCGTCCTCGTGCCAGCCCAGCGGTCAGATCTCGCCGGCTCTTGGGCCAGGCCGGTGCGCGACGCTTGAGCGCGCACGGCGGGTCACGGGGGCACCCAACCGAAGAGTATAGCGCGTCCAGCGAGATCAGGGAAGGCGTGGGCGGCGGCGCACGCTCACAGCTCCCGCCAGGCTGCTGGCCACCTCCACCGGACAGACAGGGCTGGCCCCCTGCCTTAGCACGGGCACAAGCAAAGCCCCTCTGCCACATTGGGAGAGGGGACCGTGTTTAGAGGCATCTGGGGCAGACAGACGGCCAGCGCGCCTCAATTCAGTTCAGGCGAACGCTGTTGGTCAGGTTGCGGATCACAGCCTCGTTGCGCGAATAGTCCTTGACCTTGCCGGCAATGGTCATCACCAGCATGCGGCCCCCGGCGCTGGTCACCATCAGTTCGCGGCGCAGGTCATCGTCCTGGCCGGGCGTGGTGAACACAAACTGTGCCCAAGGCGAGCCGCCCACCTGCACCAGCGTGGCCTTGAGGGACTTGACGTTCGGCACCTGCGCACGGATCACAGCGGGGAACTGCGCCACGAGTTTGTCGATCTCGTTGGACGCCAGTTTGCTGGTCCGCCACTCGAAGGCCACGCTGACCTTACGGTCCTCGGTCATGAAGACTGCGTCGGGACGCCCCGCCGCCGAGGGAAAGGCAGCGCGAATCCCGGCCTGGTTCAGGGTCAGCAGTTTGGCATTGGGTTCCACTGAGAGAGGCAGGCTTGCCAGTTTTACCGGCACCGCATGGGCCTGGCCTGGAATCAGCAGACCCGCCAGCAGGGTCACGGTCAGAAGAGGACGGATCATTTCGCTGTCAACCCTAACCTTCCCTGCACAGCAGCTTATGAGCCGGCTGTGAGGAACGTGCGGCGCGCTGTCAACCGGGCATCAGGTTCTGGGGGCCGGGTGTTGCGGAGCCTCGGCAGCTGGCGGGCCGAGCAGCAGTTGCACGAAGGCCAGATCCAGCCAGCGCCCGAACTTGCGTCCCACCTGGCGAAACTCAGCCACCTGCACAAAGCCCAGCCGCGCGTGAAAGGCCAGGCTGCCCGCGTTGCTGGCGTCCACCCCACCCACCATGACGTGAAAGCCCCTGGCCCGCGCGTCCGCGATCAGCGCGAGCATCAGCAGGTGGCCCAGGCCCGAGCCGCGCCGGTCCTCCCGGACGTAGATGCTGTGTTCCACCGTACCCGCGTAACCGGGTTTTTCCCGGAAGGGGCCGTAGGTCGCCCAGCCGATCACCCTGTCGCCAGTCACCTCGCCCGGCTCCTCCAGCACCAGGACAGGCCAGCCCGCCACCTGCTTGTGGTCAAACCAGGCCAGCCGGGTCTCCAGCACCACAGGTTCCAGGTCATACGAGGCGGTGGTGTGCAGGACCGCGTGGTTGTAGATCTCCAGCATGGCCGGGACATCGGCGCGGGTGGCCGGGCGGACGCGGGGTGGCATCAGACCTTCAACTCGCCGGAGGGGGTGGTCTCTGCCGGTCTGCCAAAACGGTCTTCCAGAAAGCGCTGGTGGGTCAGCAGTTCGCGCCCGCCGACCTGAAGGGTGGTGTCTATGATGTCCTGCACGGCGTGCAGCAGCAGATCGAGCTGTTCGCACAGTAGGTCCCGCCCGGTCTTGTCACCCTCGATGGGCACCGAATCCGCCCGCGTACGCGGCAGCTTCAGGTAGCCGTTGACGGCGGTGGGCACGTACTCCTCACGAATGGCGCGGGCCAGGTACCCGGCCTCGCTGCCCTGCTGGCCCAGCCCGTGCAGCTGCGCCAGCGCCTCTTTCGTCCGTAGATTCAGGGCCACCAGCTGCGCGCGGGCCTCGCCGGGCAGGCGGCTGTCGCGCATCCAGTTGGTGTAGGGATCGCTGGGCGCAGGCGCGTCGGCGCTGGAGCGGGGGACTGTACGCTGCGACTGGGTAGACGCAAACGCTTCCTTCTCCCGCCCCCTGTCGCCGAAACAGGAGCCGCAGGGAAAGCCTCCGGCGTGTTCGGGCAGCCCGGCGGGCGACTTTGAAACACTGGAAGTCGAGGAGGCATCCAGGGCCTTTGCAGGTCGGTTGACGAACGAGAAAGCAGCGGTGAGCAGCCAGATCAGGCCCATGACCGAGAGCGGAAAGACCAGCCAGGTCGCGCCCGCCAGCATGAAAAAACCGGAGGCCACCAGCGCCGCCAGCAGCGCGGGCCAGCGCCGCCGCCAGTGGCCAAACGCGGTGGAACCGAAGTAGCCCAGCAGCATTCCCGCCGCCGGATGTGCCACCCACCCCGCGCCCAGCACGGCCAGAACCAGCAGCAAGGCTGACGCAAACGCCACCGCCTCCCACCGCCGTCCCCGTCCGGAGAACAGCACCACGCTGAACAGGCCCAGCGCCATCCCGGCCGCCGGATGAACGATCCACACCACCGCCTCTACCACGTCAACTTCCCTGCACCAGGCATGCCCCAGCGTACCGCCCGGGTGGGGCACAGCACGCGGGCCGGAGCACCTCCGGCCACCCCTAAAGATTGCACCGCGTTCAACTTCAGCCGCCGGCCCCACACCTGCCATTAGCCTGGACAGCATGAAGACTGCCGCATTTCTGGGCCTGGGAGCGATGGGCGGGCCGATGGCCGCCGCGCTGGCCCGCCGCGCCGCCGACACCGGGGGCCGCGTGCTGGTGTGGAACCGCCACGCAGACCGGGCGCAGGCCCACGCCGCCGAGCACGGCACGCAGGCCGCCTCGCTGCCGGACGTGGGCGAGGCAGAGGTGATCTTCACCTGCTTGCCCACCAGCGCGGACGTGAACGAGGTGATGGAGCAGTTGGAGCCGCACCTTCGGCCCGGCGCGGTCTGGGTGGACTGCACCAGCGGCCACCCGGACGCGGCGCGGGCGCAGCGGGCGCGGCTGCTGGAGCGCGGCGTGAAGTTTCTGGACGCCCCGGTCAGCGGTGGCGTGAGCGGCGCAAAGACCGGCACCCTGACGGTGATGCTGGGCGGCCCGGCGGATGAGGTGGAGGCGGTGCGCGGCGCGCTGGCCTTTGCGGGCCGGGCCGTGCATGTGGGCGACACCGGGGCAGGTTTTGCAGTCAAGGCCGTCAACAACGCGCTGCTGGCGGTCAACCTGTGGGCGGCGGGCGAGGGCCTCGCGGCGCTGGCCAGGAGTGGAGTGGAACTGGGCGCGGCGCTGGACGTGATCAACGCCAGCAGCGGGCGCAGCAACGCCACCGAGCACCTGATTCCCGACCGCGTGCTGACCCGCGCCTTCCCCCCCACCTTCGGGCTGGGCCTGCTGGCCAAGGACACGGGCATTGCGTTGGACGTGGTGGACAATGTCAGGGGCAGCGCACCGGTGCTGGCCCAGGTGGCCGCCCTGTGCCGCGCCGCCGCGCAGATGATTGGCCCGGACGAGGACCACAGCGCCATGCTGAAGCTGATAGAGCAGATGAACGGACAGGAGATCAGATGACACAGGAAACCGCACCGACCCGCAACCCGCAGTTCGCCGTCGCCACCGACGGGGGCCTGGACGCTTTCGAGGGACTCCACAATGCCGTGCCGGTCGCGCCGTTCTCGGTCAACTTCGGGGACCGGAGCTACCGCACCGACGAGATTTCACGCGAGGACCTGTTCAAGGAACTGCAGACCAACCCGCAGCACCCCACCAGCAGCCAGCCCACGCCGCAGGAATGGGCCGACGCGGTCCGCGCCGCGGCAGGCGCTGATGCGGTGGAGCCAGAGGGAACGCCGCCGCAGGTGCTGGCCGTGACCATCAGCGCGGGCCTCAGCGGCAGCCGTAACGCCGCAGATCAGGCGCGAAGCGTACTGGACGGCATCGACGTGCGCCTGCACGACTCGGGCACGCTCAGCGCGGCGCAGGCGTTTCAGGTGCATGCCGCGCAGACCGCCGCCCTGCGGGGCGAGTCGCTGGAAACGGCCCTGGAGTGGGTCCGCGCCGTGCAGCAGGAAACCGAACTGTATTTCACCATCGAGACGCTGGAATACCTGCGCCGCGGCGGCCGCATCGGGCGGGTGCAGGCCACGCTGGGCGGGCTGCTGAACCTCAAGCCGGTCATCACCGTGGACAAGGCCACCGGCACCTACACCAACGTGAGCCGCGCCCGCAGTTACAAGGGCGGCATCGAGGCGGTGGGCCAGCAGGTCACCCGGACCTACGGCGAGGGCACGCCGCTGCGCGTGGGTCTGCTGTACGGCACCGTGCGCGAGGACACCGACGCCCTGCTGGAGCAGCTCAAGGGGCGCCACCCCATCGTGTGGTCCGGCGCGGTGGGCATCAATCCGGTGCTGAACGTCCACACCGGACCGCGTGCGCTGGGCGTGGCGGCAGCACCCGGCAAGTGGCCCTGGGAGCGCGACACCCCGTAAGCCTGCCCTGCCGGGTCAGGCCTGAGTGAACGGGAGCGTTCCGTTTGCCCCTGCGCCCCCGCGGAGCCAGCCCACCACGGCGGCGCGGGCCTCGGGGCGAAAGCCGTAGGCCAGCAGTGCGGGGGCGTCCACGTCTAGCACGGCGTAGGGGTTGTACAGGCACAGGTGCAGGTCCGGCTGCACGCCGATCAGGGCCGGGTGACGGTGGCGGCCCGTGGTGGCCAGCACCACCGGGTCACCAGCGGCGCGGGCGGCGGCCCAGTCGATCTGCTCAGGCGTCTCGAAGGGCCGCAGCGTCACGTCGTAGATCTGCCCCAGCTCGCGGGCCAGGGTCTCGGCGTCCGCACCCGCCTCGCTGACGTTTTCGCGGGCGGGCTGGCGGTGCGCGATCAGGGTGATGCGGGCACCGGGCGGCGGCGCAACCGGGTGGCGGTAGGCAGTCAGGCCCCCGGCCCAGGCGCGGCGGAACAGGGCCGCGTCGTCCTGCGGCTCGAATGTGGCGTCCGCGCCAGCCGGGTACTGCCGCGCCAGCTGGCGCAGCCGTTCCAGGCTGGCCTGCGTCTCCTGCCGGTTCAGGCGGCCTTCCAGCGCCGCACCGATGGCCCCCAGCGTGGCCTCCTGCGCCTCGCGGCGGCCCAGGGCCATCACCAGATCGGCCCCGGCCTCCAGCGCCAGCACCCCAGCCTCGCCTCGCCCGTAGTTGTCGTCGATGGCCCGCATGCCCATGCTGTCGGTGACGGTCACGCCGCCGTAGCCCCACTCCTGGCGCAGCAACCCGGTCAGGATGCGGCGCGAGAGGGTGGCGGGATGCACGCCGTCCAGCGCGGGGTACACGATGTGGGCGGTCATGACGGCGGGCGTCTGGGACAGCAGGTCACGGAAAGGGACGAACTCGGTGGCCTCCAGTTCGGCGCGGGTCTTGTCCACGCGCGGCAGCGCCAGATGGCTGTCCACCCGCGTGTCGCCGTGGCCCGGAAAATGCTTGACGCAAGCAGCCACCCCCGCCGCCGCGTGGCCCGCCAGCGCCGCCCGCCCGTGCCGCGTGACCAGCGCCGGGTCCGCGCCAAAGGCCCGCTCGCCGATCACCGGGTTGGCCGGACTCACGTTGACGTCCAGCACCGGCGCAAAGTTCCAGTTGATGCCCACGCCGCGCAGCTGCCGGGCCAGCGCCGCCGAAACCTCCCGGGTCAGGGCCGTGTCGTCCGCCGCGCCCAGGGCCATGGCACTGGGCGCAAACGGCCAGAAGTCCGGGCGCAGAATCGCGCCGCCCTCGTGGTCCAGGGCAATCAGGGCGTCGTCTCCCAGCACCTCACGCAGGTCCGCGCACAGCCGGGCCAGCTGCCCCGGCGACTCGATGTTCTTACCGAACAGACACACGCTGCGGACGCCGTATCGTCTCAGGTGGGCGGCTGTGTCGGCGTCCAGGGCGGGACCAGGAATGTCCACCATCACGAACGCGCCGGGCAGCAGGGGCTGGTCAGTCATGGGCCGCAGGGTAACGCGCGACGGGTCAGGCCGGACGCAGATGAGGCGGG
This DNA window, taken from Deinococcus aerolatus, encodes the following:
- a CDS encoding ADP-ribosylglycohydrolase family protein, giving the protein MTTGTAMLLSLAAADALGAATEFKTPQAIAARYGESVTQYQSGSVFGFAPGEATDDTQMVVATLLGYARRDGLTGVVHALSEWLAAGPPDVGGLTGAALRVASLDGGARAWQASGFEGAGNGGLMRIAAVWIAGFRGTALACEAAAVTALTHPDPRCVYASVFLTAFLEALAGGQPYVGAASEALAVTDDFDARTVLLDAGIFGVKTQGAHAAFRDRERGARAEIRARVRSGLGGGLTSQSGFVLDTLEAALKHAGAGTWQACVEPAVLLGDDSDTVACVVGAVAGARGLAVPAHLLTPLRLGHSWPGWQRDWACTEHFPALVGAAQPA
- a CDS encoding phosphatidate cytidylyltransferase, producing METLSTRVLTSVVGFAIVSLIVWIGWWAMLPALVFLSVMGLYEYIRMLDRNDIDVRRASLGVFGAALIVASLPMWPQTPWPGGSWREVVLTVAVAYLLVMEVVRPGERPLERIVYSLFGLLYIPWLLGYFLLLRYSPDASAGLLYFALPLLATFAADIGGFFGGYYFGRRKLAPEVSPAKTVEGAVGGLLASFLIVLLISSLTLWSPLESLLYAILVASASQLGDLAESLIKRALKTKDSGTSLPGHGGFLDRIDSLLFAVPATYLFLQISVFPR
- a CDS encoding GNAT family N-acetyltransferase; translated protein: MPPRVRPATRADVPAMLEIYNHAVLHTTASYDLEPVVLETRLAWFDHKQVAGWPVLVLEEPGEVTGDRVIGWATYGPFREKPGYAGTVEHSIYVREDRRGSGLGHLLMLALIADARARGFHVMVGGVDASNAGSLAFHARLGFVQVAEFRQVGRKFGRWLDLAFVQLLLGPPAAEAPQHPAPRT
- a CDS encoding NAD(P)-dependent oxidoreductase, producing the protein MKTAAFLGLGAMGGPMAAALARRAADTGGRVLVWNRHADRAQAHAAEHGTQAASLPDVGEAEVIFTCLPTSADVNEVMEQLEPHLRPGAVWVDCTSGHPDAARAQRARLLERGVKFLDAPVSGGVSGAKTGTLTVMLGGPADEVEAVRGALAFAGRAVHVGDTGAGFAVKAVNNALLAVNLWAAGEGLAALARSGVELGAALDVINASSGRSNATEHLIPDRVLTRAFPPTFGLGLLAKDTGIALDVVDNVRGSAPVLAQVAALCRAAAQMIGPDEDHSAMLKLIEQMNGQEIR
- the pyrH gene encoding UMP kinase, which translates into the protein MFKRVLLKLSGEFLAGEEGFGISPDTTARLARLIVDALQGSEVELAIVIGGGNFWRGARNGVGMDPATADYIGMLGTVMNAMALQDAMETAGRPTRVMSAIPMAAVAEPYIRRRAMRHLEKGRVVIFGGGNGAPFFTTDTTSTLRALEIGADVVLMAKNKVDGVYDSDPQKNPDASRFDTLTHHEVVERRLEVMDATAITLCMDKGLPIVVFDLFQQGNLERLFQGERVGTLIHTGQGANAVTVG
- the rpsB gene encoding 30S ribosomal protein S2 yields the protein MSYISMKQLLEAGVHFGHETKRWNPKFKRFIFAERNGIFIIDLQKTLKQVDRSFDFIKELAERGGVILFVGTKKQAQEIVELEARRTGMPFVTSRWLGGMLTNFKTIRTRIDRLNELDDLFESERINDRGKAERIALGAERERLLRFVGGIRKMNRLPDAIFVVDPTKEVIAVQEANKLGIPVIALADTDSDPDVIDYIVPGNDDAIRSIQLITHRIGDLLVEARGGGEDVSGERVEGENADTAAAEQGEGGDTAQVTTTQGRS
- a CDS encoding DUF4388 domain-containing protein, whose product is MVRGDLAVFPFLSVMQMLLGSGRDGLLSVDHVRGGQLWLERGEIIHARCGELTGDGALQVLASLSGGTFVFEPDVHAPERTLHLHRDSALRRLFEETDAWEPLLRAFPDWRRRLRFTARWTEAQPVSQLQYRALKLVSQELDIRSILERSGEAPRSVLDTLRPFVMAGLIEEF
- the frr gene encoding ribosome recycling factor yields the protein MSDMKSIQDGTREKMGKAIESLENSLSVLRTGRANPGILKRIVVDYYGQSMPIDQVASVSTPDARTLVITPWDRGALAPIEKAIRDSDLGLNPNNKGDTIFLSMPVLTEERRKDLVKNAKTYAEDARIAIRNLRKHSLDDVKKLEGIGDDDIKRGEAEVQKITDEFIARVDSTFHKKEQEILG
- the tsf gene encoding translation elongation factor Ts, with the protein product MLESIKKLREMTGAGMMDVKKALADAGNDEDKAVALLRERGIVKAAKKSDREAREGLVRFVVDGGAAAMVEVNSETDFVARNADFQKLVEELAQAALKARTSDVEALKNFTMDSGETVGIVVAAAAGRIGENLVLNRVAYMEGQQIAGYVHSNGKIGVLVDLEGGNAAQAKDVALHVAAENPQYLKREQVNSDDIEKEREILTNKALNEGKPQQIVEKIVSGQISKFYEEKVLPEQKFVKDNSMTVGKYLGDATVSNFVRFEIGS
- a CDS encoding nucleotidyltransferase family protein, which codes for MTPDEFLGLVRHNPVNAALLERLPDLGVAQTHLVAGALFGTVWNVQSGQPPTAQIRDYDVFYWDDDTSYQAEDAVIRRAEALFRDLEVPVEVRNQARVHLWFSRRFGQARPALASVREGIDQFLVECTSVGIDARGEVYAPYGLSDLAAGILRPNRRNHTPNLCDAKIADYMRRWPWLQAPQRVGTP